One Clostridia bacterium genomic window, CGACCTTGCCGCCCTCGGGGTGCGAATACTTGATCGCGTTGTCGATGATGTTGACGAAGACCTGCTTGATTCTCGCGGCGTCGCCGAAGACGGGAGAACAGGTGTCCGGCGCGGTCAGAAGCAGCGAAATGTTATTCTTCTTAGCTCTTTCCTCGAACATAAGGACGGTTTCCTCAAGCTCGGCAATGATATCGAGTTTTGTCATATTCAGCGTCATGTTGCCGTTCTGAAGGCGGGAGAAGTCGAGCAGTTCGGAGACCATCGCGGAAAGACGCGTGCTTTCCGCCGAAATGACCTTCATGCCCTTTTCGACCATCTCGTCGCTGCGCATATTCGGGTCGGAAAGCGTTTCGCTCCATCCGCGTATCGCGGTCAGCGGCGTGAGAAGTTCGTGCGAGATCGAGGACGTAAAGTCGTTTTTCATCGCTTCGGAGGCGCCGAGCGCGGCGGCCATATTATTGATTTCGTGCGCAAGATCGCCGATCTCATCGGGGTATTTGTCGTCTATGCGGACGGAGAAGTCGTTCTGCGCAATTTTTTTAGTAGTGTCGGTTATCATGGACAGCGGCTTTATTATAGACTTGACGAAGTATCTTCCGGAGAAGTAGCAGGCGAGCAGCAACAGTATACCGAAGCCGGAAAGCAGCAGTATGACCGAGAGCACGCGCCCCTGGATGCTGCGCATGGAAATAACGTACCTCAGTACGCAGGCGACGTTTTCACCGACCTTTACCGAGCGGGAAACGGCAATCACGTTTTCGCCATAGTAGTTTTGTCCGACGAAATCGCCGGTGTCGGATGCGATGGCGGCCATAACGTCCTCCGGATAGTCGGTATCGGATGAGAACCCGCTTGACGTCAGCGTTACGTGTCCGACGGAGTTGGCAACCATCAGCTCGATCTTATCTTTTTGTGAGAAGTCTTCGACGTAAGACCTGACGCTTTCAATAAGGTCTGTCTCCTTTGTATAAAGGTTTTCGAAATACGCCCCATCGCTTACCGCCTTGTTCATGAGTGCCTGTTTAGCGGACGAAATATAGTATCCGCGCACGGCAAGAGAGCCCGCGACGATAAGCACGCATATCGTAACGAACACGATGGTGAAGATATTGATAACCCATCTGCGGGTTATACCGGATTTCAGGATTTTGAAACCCACTTGTAGCCATACCCCCACACTTTGATTATCGTTCTCGGGTCGGAGGGATCGTCCTCCACCTTCATGCGAAGTCTGCGTATATTTACGTCAACGACCTTCAGGTCACTGTGATATCCGTCGCCCCAAACGGTATCGGATATGGTTTCTCGGCTGATCGCAACGTCGGGATTCTCGAAGAATAGCTTGAGCATCAGATACTCGACCTGCGTCAGTTCGACGCGTTCTTTATCCTTAACGAGCGTACGGGTCAGTCCTATTAGTCTGAAACGCCCGCACTTGAAGTCTTCTCCGGCGCGCTCCGAGCGCTCGAACTTGCCGCTGACTCTGCGGTAAAGCGCGTCGACGCGTGCGACGAGCTCGGATGGGGAGAATGGCTTGGTTATATAATCGTCCGCGCCGAGCATAAGTCCGCTGACGCGGTCAATCTCCTGAGAACGCGCGGAGAGCATGATAATGCCCGAATCCACGGTGCGCTCTCTGATGCTGCGGCATACGGCGAAACCGTCAATACCCGGGAGGTTGATGTCGAGAAGGTAAAGCGCAAAGCCGGATGGCTTGCTGTCAATAATGCTGAGCGCTTCTTCTCCGGTCGAGGCCTCGACGATATCGTAGCCCGCGCGTTTCAGGTTGATGACGATAAAGTCGCGTATCGTGGCTTCATCTTCGAGAACGAGTATGTTCTTCATAGCTGCCTCCTGTTTGAAGGTTAATGTTTTTGTCAGTTTGCGGAAAGAGGGAAAACGATCCTGGAGATTTCGTCCATCGTCAGTTCGCGTCCGTTGAACGCATCTGCGGCGGTTTTAGCGGTGATCATGTATCCGCCGCTCCTGAAAAGAATTGTGTATCCCTCGGCGGCGGCGTTTGCGCCGTCATCCTCCGCAAAGCGTTTTATGTAGAAAACCGGGTCGCCGGTAAGATTGCCGTTGGCTTTTCGGACTATATGGAGGGCTTCCTCGGGGTTGACTTCCACGGTCAGAGTGTTGCGGTCCTCTTCGAGAACTTTGATATAGAAACCGTAGGAAAGACTGACTATCGAGCTGATATCGGTCGTGAAAAGTCCGTTTTCAAACGTGCACCAGTCGGTCCTGTAGCGGACCGTGGGTGAATCGGCGTCATAGTCCGGGAGCGGCGAGCATACAGGGAATTCGATGATTGTATCCTGATCTATATCCATACAGTGGACAGCGCTTGCGCGAAGCGTTGGGTTGTCGCTCAAAGTGGGGAAGAGCAACGACAGGGGAACGTCTAATTGCGTACCGTATTGTATGACCTGAGTTACGTATTCGCCGCTGTTCAGTCGCGCGTCAAGGAAGACTGCCGGGATTCCTTCGCCTATCTTGCCGCTAATAAGACTGACGTAAGAGGATACGCCGTTATAAAGCTCCACCGACTTGTCTGCGGAGATGATACCGTTTTGGCTTTCTATTACGGTGAAGGACGTCGTCGGCGTTTCACCCTCGACGTCCGGATCGCTGCTGGTGGAAATGACCGCGATCTCATCTGCGGCGTCTGAGTTGAGGTTTATTTTAAGCATATAGGAGTATGGAGTGGAGTATAACTGCTTATATCCCTCATCCGTGAAACCGTATATGCTCAGACCCTTCGCGGAGGTCTCAGCGGAGCGCGTGGATTCGCTCAGCGAGATATCCCAGCCGACGGCGAGTTCGAAAGCGCCGTTACCGTCGAGGTCGGCGAGCTCACAGCAGTAAATCTCAGAACAGTCAGCGTTGATTTCGGTGACGTGAGTCCATTTCTCATCCACGCTGTCGAAAAAGTGAAGCTGTACTGTCGTCATTCCGCTGAGCAGGCAGAAAACTGCCGCCTCTTCCTTGCCGTCGCCGTCCATATCAGCGAAGATGAAGGAGGAACGGTTCTTGCCGGTGTGCGGATGCTTGAGTGTGTATTCGCCGCCGGTCGCGGATTTGAGCGCGTCAAGCAGCGCCTGCTGCTCCTCGCCTAAACGAGGAGGTTGGAACAGGTCGCTTATCTCACCTTCATAAAGCGAACAGCCGGCTGCTGCGAAAAGCAGCCCCAGCGTCAGTATTAGGATTATCGCTTTCTTGAACATACTCGTCTCCGATTTCATTCCTAATTATACACATTAATTATAACAAATGAATTCGGTGATATCAAGTGCAAACACAAAAATTTTTATATGATGTATTGAACAGAAGAGAGATTTGTGGTAGAATAATAAAAAAAGAGGCCGGAGTATTGTAGATGGAGTTCCGAAGAGAAAAAGACGGTATATCCTGCGATTCCGCGGGGATCAACCTGCCGCTGACGCTTGACTGCGGGCAGGCATTCCGATGGCGTCCATGCGGAGACGGCTTCCGTGCCGCAGTCGGCAACAAGCTTATAACCGTCACCGAACGCGAAGACGGTCTGCTTTTCTCGGCAGACTGCGATCCGGAGGCGCTTGCCGCCGCCGTCGCGTCGTATTTCGACCTTGACCGTGACTACGCGGAGATCGAGCGGGTGATATCCGCCGATTCCTACGTAGCGGAGGCGATGAAGACCTGCAGCGGACTGCGCATACTTAAGCAGGAGCCGTTCGAGGCGCTCATCTCATTTATCATTTCGCAGAACAACAACGTTCCGCGAATCAAGAATATAGTCGAAACGCTGTGCGGATGCTTCGGCGAACCTCTCGGCGACGGCGTCAGCTCGTTCCCGACTGCAGAACGACTCGCTTCGCTTGCGGAAGACGATCTCGCGCCGCTGCGCTGCGGCTACCGGGCGCGTTACATAATCGAAGCTGCGCGAAAAGTAGCTTCGGGCGAGATAGACCTCGATGCCGCTGCAGCCGCGGACGAGGAAACGTGTATGCTCACGCTGAAGGGCATCACCGGCGTCGGCAATAAGGTGGCGGCCTGTGTGATGCTTTACGGGCTCGGGCGGCTCGACTCGTTCCCGATGGACGTATGGATGAAGCGCGTCGTTCGTGTGCTTTACGACGGTGCGATTGACCTGCGCGGGCATTTCGGCGGTTACGCCGGCGTTGCTCAGCAGTACCTTTTCGTCCTGGCGAGGCAGGAGAAATACCTCGATAAGTTCGGCAAATAATAATCATCGAAAGGATGCAAGAATATGAAGCTTCTTATCACCGGCGGCGCCGGTTATATCGGCAGCCACACCTGCGTTGAACTCCTGAACGCCGGTCACGGCGTCGTGGTAGTCGACAATCTCGTGAATTCAAAGGCCGCGGCGCTGGAACGCGTCAAAGAGATAACCGGAAAGGATTTCTCGTTTTATTGCGTCGACCTTCTCGACCGCGATGCGCTGGAAACGGTATTTGCCGCCGAGCGTCCGGACGGCGTTATCCACTTCGCGGGTCTGAAGGCGGTAGGCGAATCCGTCGCCAAGCCGCTCGAATACTATCACAACAACATAGTCGGCACGATAAATCTGCTTGAAATGATGCGCAAATACGACGCAAAACGCCTTGTCTTTTCGTCATCCGCGACCGTATACGGCGATCCGGCTTCGGTGCCGATAACCGAGGGGTTTCCGCTTTCCGTTACCAACCCCTACGGAAGAACGAAGCTGATGATAGAAGACATCCTTCGCGACCTTTACCGATCTGACGACAGCTGGAGCATAGTGCTCCTGCGCTACTTCAACCCGGTCGGCGCGCACGAAAGCGGCATGATCGGCGAAGACCCGGCCGGTATTCCGAACAACCTTATGCCGTATATCTCTCAGGTCGCGGCGGGCAAGCTGAAGCGCCTTCGTGTCTTCGGAAACGACTATCCGACCCCGGACGGCACCGGAGTGCGCGATTACATTCACGTCGTCGACCTTGCCAAAGGACACATCGCGGCGCTGAAAAAGCTTTCAGAGGCCGGCATCTATACTTATAACCTCGGCACCGGCAGGGGATACAGTGTCCTTGACGCCGTCAAGGCGTTCGAGAAGGCGAACGGCCTTGAGATACCCTACGACATAGTCGAACGCCGCCCGGGCGACATCGCGGAGTGCTACGCCGATCCCGCGCTCGCCGAAAAGGAACTCGGCTGGCACGCGGAAAAGGATCTCGTCGATATGTGCCGCGATGCATGGAATTGGCAGAAGAATAACCCCGACGGATACCGCGAAGACTGAAGACAAGGTAAACAATAGCTCAGAAAAAAAGCAAATAAACCGATTGACAATAAAGCCGCGCTTCCAACCGGAAGCGCGGCTTTTGCAATGCTGTGATTTTTAGCGGAAAATCTTAACCGAGCGAACTTTCGTCCGCCAGCTTCGCTGCGACGCGGAGGATCGCAAGCGCGTCGTCGACCTCGATCTTGCCGTTGCCGTCAATGTCGCAGGTCGCGAGGAGCTCGGGCGTGGGCTCCGCGAGCTTTGCCGCAACGCGGAGCGCGGCAAGCGCATCATCGACTTCGATCTTGCCGTTGCTGGTCGGGTCGCCCTTCTTTACGGGAGGAGGAGTCTCGCCCTTGATCGTGAAGGTAACAGTCGTTTCTTTATCGCCGTTGACAACGTGAACGGTGTATTCGCCGGGCTCGCTGACGACGGTGTTCTGCTCGATGGCCTCGCCGTTCAGCGTGGCTTCACCGACGTTCCATGTCAGCGTGACGGCTTCTTCATATTCGCCGCCGTTGGCAACGCCGTAAACGATCGGCCTTTCATAAACCGTTTCGCCGCCGGTGATAGTGAAGTTGACCTCGGTGGTCTTGTCGCCGTTGATCAGCTTGATGGTGTGGTCTCCGTTATCGGTTATGCTGTCGCCGTAGGTGAAATATCTGCCGTCGAGCAACGCGTTGCCCATGTTCCATTCGGGCTTGAACGCCTGTGCGGAAACGTCTATCGTCTGACCTTCTGTGAGGTTGGAGAAGGCGGGC contains:
- a CDS encoding DNA-3-methyladenine glycosylase 2 family protein, which produces MEFRREKDGISCDSAGINLPLTLDCGQAFRWRPCGDGFRAAVGNKLITVTEREDGLLFSADCDPEALAAAVASYFDLDRDYAEIERVISADSYVAEAMKTCSGLRILKQEPFEALISFIISQNNNVPRIKNIVETLCGCFGEPLGDGVSSFPTAERLASLAEDDLAPLRCGYRARYIIEAARKVASGEIDLDAAAAADEETCMLTLKGITGVGNKVAACVMLYGLGRLDSFPMDVWMKRVVRVLYDGAIDLRGHFGGYAGVAQQYLFVLARQEKYLDKFGK
- a CDS encoding response regulator transcription factor is translated as MKNILVLEDEATIRDFIVINLKRAGYDIVEASTGEEALSIIDSKPSGFALYLLDINLPGIDGFAVCRSIRERTVDSGIIMLSARSQEIDRVSGLMLGADDYITKPFSPSELVARVDALYRRVSGKFERSERAGEDFKCGRFRLIGLTRTLVKDKERVELTQVEYLMLKLFFENPDVAISRETISDTVWGDGYHSDLKVVDVNIRRLRMKVEDDPSDPRTIIKVWGYGYKWVSKS
- the galE gene encoding UDP-glucose 4-epimerase GalE; amino-acid sequence: MKLLITGGAGYIGSHTCVELLNAGHGVVVVDNLVNSKAAALERVKEITGKDFSFYCVDLLDRDALETVFAAERPDGVIHFAGLKAVGESVAKPLEYYHNNIVGTINLLEMMRKYDAKRLVFSSSATVYGDPASVPITEGFPLSVTNPYGRTKLMIEDILRDLYRSDDSWSIVLLRYFNPVGAHESGMIGEDPAGIPNNLMPYISQVAAGKLKRLRVFGNDYPTPDGTGVRDYIHVVDLAKGHIAALKKLSEAGIYTYNLGTGRGYSVLDAVKAFEKANGLEIPYDIVERRPGDIAECYADPALAEKELGWHAEKDLVDMCRDAWNWQKNNPDGYRED
- a CDS encoding HAMP domain-containing histidine kinase produces the protein MGFKILKSGITRRWVINIFTIVFVTICVLIVAGSLAVRGYYISSAKQALMNKAVSDGAYFENLYTKETDLIESVRSYVEDFSQKDKIELMVANSVGHVTLTSSGFSSDTDYPEDVMAAIASDTGDFVGQNYYGENVIAVSRSVKVGENVACVLRYVISMRSIQGRVLSVILLLSGFGILLLLACYFSGRYFVKSIIKPLSMITDTTKKIAQNDFSVRIDDKYPDEIGDLAHEINNMAAALGASEAMKNDFTSSISHELLTPLTAIRGWSETLSDPNMRSDEMVEKGMKVISAESTRLSAMVSELLDFSRLQNGNMTLNMTKLDIIAELEETVLMFEERAKKNNISLLLTAPDTCSPVFGDAARIKQVFVNIIDNAIKYSHPEGGKVEINLFEKKDRVCIIFADDGIGISPEDLPKIKQKFFKGASSRPGSGIGLAIVTDIVNLHGGEFEIDSVHEKGTTVVITFPIMQTALQEGK